One genomic window of Euleptes europaea isolate rEulEur1 chromosome 8, rEulEur1.hap1, whole genome shotgun sequence includes the following:
- the LOC130482022 gene encoding GSK-3-binding protein-like, with product MPCRRPGGERFLLLERAVALPGGPAGAKEVDALVAKLGEVLQLRTPPPPRLPKPRGRDRAAPYSAPRGLGFLAALHRQPPHQRPPPPADRKGSPRVAKQLCGRGWLSSAAGKKPRRRRHPLLGEAEEEEDEDPHRLLQQLILSGNLIKEAVRRLQLAAAASTAVGEASAPGSPSSASSAGSGSNSSSGEGDAAAPPTAAAAVSSLQPLP from the coding sequence ATGCCGTGCCGGCGGCCGGGCGGGGAGCGCTTCCTGCTGCTGGAGCGCGCGGTGGCTTTGCCGGGCGGCCCCGCGGGGGCCAAGGAGGTGGACGCgctggtggccaagctgggcgaggtgctgcagctgcggacgccgccgccgccccgcctcCCCAAGCCCCGCGGCCGGGACCGCGCGGCCCCGTACTCGGCCCCCAGGGGGCTCGGCTTCCTCGCCGCGCTGCACCGGCAGCCGCCGCACCAGCGCCCCCCGCCGCCCGCGGACAGGAAAGGCAGCCCTCGGGTCGCCAAGCAGCTCTGCGGCCGGGGCTGGCTGAGCAGCGCCGCCGGGAAGaagccgcggcggcggcggcaccccCTGCTGggcgaggcggaggaggaggaggacgaggacccGCACCGGCTCCTCCAGCAGCTCATCCTCTCCGGCAACCTCATCAAGGAAGCCGTCCGGCGCCTGCAGCTGGCGGCCGCCGCCTCCACCGCGGTGGGGGAGGCTTCCGCCCCGGGCTCGCCCAGCTCCGCCTCGTCCGCCGGGAgcggcagcaacagcagcagcggcGAAGGGGACGCCGCCGCTCCCCCGACGGCGGCCGCCGCCGTCTCCTCtttgcagccgctgccctaa